A region from the Nitrospirota bacterium genome encodes:
- the pyrR gene encoding bifunctional pyr operon transcriptional regulator/uracil phosphoribosyltransferase PyrR, producing MSHEIVERSKGVEDLCLVGIQKGGIYLAHRLARKIEQFEGLSVPVGSLDITFYRDDIAIRQPQVSRTEIGFDINGKKVVLVDDVFFTGRSIRAALDAIMDLGRPALIQMAVLIDRGHRELPIRADYVGKNVPTSLGEHVDVFLTEDGHPEDVVMIRRKEQDARP from the coding sequence ATGAGCCACGAGATCGTGGAGCGCAGCAAGGGGGTGGAGGACCTCTGCCTGGTGGGCATCCAGAAAGGGGGCATCTATCTGGCCCATCGCCTGGCCCGCAAAATAGAGCAGTTCGAGGGCCTCTCCGTCCCCGTGGGCTCCCTGGATATCACTTTCTACCGCGACGACATCGCCATCAGGCAGCCCCAGGTGAGCCGCACCGAGATAGGCTTCGACATAAACGGGAAGAAGGTCGTCCTGGTGGACGACGTCTTCTTCACCGGCCGCTCCATCCGGGCCGCCCTGGACGCCATCATGGACCTGGGACGTCCCGCGCTCATCCAGATGGCCGTCCTCATCGACCGGGGCCACAGGGAACTTCCCATCCGGGCGGACTATGTGGGAAAGAACGTCCCCACCTCCCTGGGGGAGCACGTGGACGTCTTCCTGACGGAGGACGGGCACCCGGAGGACGTGGTCATGATACGCAGGAAGGAGCAGGATGCTCGCCCATAA
- a CDS encoding ABC transporter ATP-binding protein, translated as MIEVKGLRKSYRMPAGELEVLKGLDLFIPAGEMTAIVGASGVGKSTLLHILGTLDRPTEGSVLYDDMEVFSLQEARLTAFRNRTIGFVFQCHHLLPEFSALENVMMPALIHGGLTRREAAERAMSLLGELGLSHRHAHRPGELSGGEQQRTAVARALILHPRVVLADEPTGNLDTATGEELFGVLVELNRQKGITFVIVTHNEHIAARCQRVVTMVDGMVQSVKQAA; from the coding sequence ATGATAGAGGTCAAGGGCTTAAGAAAGAGCTACCGGATGCCCGCGGGAGAGCTGGAGGTACTGAAGGGCCTCGACCTTTTTATCCCCGCCGGAGAGATGACCGCCATCGTGGGGGCCTCCGGCGTGGGAAAGAGCACCCTCCTTCACATCCTGGGAACCCTGGACCGGCCTACCGAGGGAAGCGTCCTTTACGACGACATGGAGGTCTTCAGCCTCCAGGAGGCCCGCCTCACGGCCTTCAGAAACCGGACCATCGGGTTCGTCTTTCAGTGTCATCACCTTCTGCCCGAGTTCTCGGCCCTGGAAAACGTGATGATGCCCGCCCTCATCCACGGGGGCCTCACCCGGAGGGAGGCCGCCGAGAGGGCCATGTCCCTCTTGGGGGAGCTGGGCCTCTCTCACCGGCATGCACACAGGCCGGGGGAGCTCTCCGGCGGCGAGCAGCAGCGCACCGCGGTGGCCCGCGCCCTCATCCTCCATCCCAGGGTCGTCCTAGCCGACGAGCCCACGGGCAACCTGGACACGGCCACGGGGGAAGAGCTCTTCGGGGTGCTGGTCGAGCTCAACAGGCAGAAAGGCATAACTTTCGTCATCGTCACCCACAACGAGCACATCGCCGCCCGCTGCCAGCGGGTGGTGACGATGGTG